ACTGGAATTACCTGCAGGGGTGGATGCATCTTTATCTTTATCGTTATCGGTTTTGGCGGCAAAAGACCGGATCTCCCGGTGAGGCTGAGGTTCGCTTAAAGACGGAAATGGATTTAATGAAGCTCGCTAACTCCGAAAAAGAACAAATCTGGGCGACGATTAAGAGTGGGGCTCTGTGGGTGAAAGCCGATCAGATCCAGCTTGAGGATTTGTTTGTTTGGGGACGACAAAAAGAAAAGGGCAGTGTGGACTTCTGGCGCACGGAAGTTTTAGCTTTCGGAAAAACCGCAGCTCACTTTGAAAAACTCGATCATTATTTTAAGGAATACTTCGAAGCGGGTCAGCTTCCTCAACCCCTAGTTAAGGGTGACGATCTCATCAAAATGGGAGTGTCATCAGGACCCGAGATGAAGACATACCTGGAAGCCGCTCATAAGAAACAATTTCTTGAAAAAATCACCGACAAAAAAATCCTACTCCAGCACATCCAAAAACTCATCAACTAAAAAAAGGATCGGCGTACCTTTTTTTTGGCGTACTTTTTTTATTTACGTTTGAATTCGCGGCCTTTGTGTTTTTTCCAATTGTAATCGGGATTGGAGGAGAAGCGCTCGCCCCATTTGTTCCACTTTTGTGGACCGAGATCGTGCTCCACTTTGCCTTTGGCGTTAAAGATCTTAGCGTCTTTTCCAAATAAAAAATCTGCGATGGCTTTTAACATAAGTTTAAAATAGCCGGGTCACTTATCTTTTGCAAAAGGTTTTATTCACACAATCTTCGGCAAAAAGAATCTGGCGTTCGGTGGATGGAGCGCTGCCGCGAGAAGTAACGTAGAAAGCCATCCGAGCTTTTAAGCAGGCTTTTGCTGTTCTTTCGAAGGCTTCTTCTTTTGTAGCGCCTTTAAATTTAATTTTTCCAGTTTCGCCGGATTCAAAGCTGCACGTTTGGTAATCTTCAGTGGAAGCGATACCTCTTGTCGTTGCCGTTGTTTGCGGCTTTGAGATGTCCAAGATCGACGCTATTGGCCCCAAGAGCATGATCAGAATTAATAAGATACGCATAAAGTCCCCCTACCAGGGAAGCTGCAAAAGGGTGGCCAAAGGGTGGCAAAAAATGAGCCTCAAGCTGTTGAATTTTATAGGCATTTCCGTGTTTCAGACTGAGACGTCGACGGACATGTTGAATCTCGACAACAGGTGATCAGGATTTAGCCACTCCGGCCTAGCGGAGGGACCACGCTATTTTTTCGAGGGCTTCGGCCTCTTCCACCCAATAGAGGTAAGAGTTAAAGTTGGGAAAGAGTCTCGGGAATGAGGGATCCGCCCAACGCTGAGCAATCCACGCCGCATAGGATAAAATGCGAAAACCACGAAGCGCGGGAATCAATTGGATTTCGCGATCATCAAATTCACGCAGACTTTCGTAACCTTTTACAAGTTGATCCATTTCTTGAGAGGCGGTTTCAGGATCTCCAGAAAGAAGCATCCAGAAATCTTGAATCGGAGGACCATTTAAAAAATCATCAAAGTCGACAAAGAAGAATTTATTTCCGTCAGATAAAAGATTCCCGCGGTGGCAGTCTCCATGGATGCGGATAAAGTTTTTGGGAATGAGATAGTCCTCAAGGTAGTCGAGAATAGTTTCGGCCGCTGTGATGTAACGTTGAGAAACTTCCGGTGCGATCCAGCCGTCAAGGATTTCCAAAGCCGACCAACCGGGGTGATCGTCAGAGCCAAAAGTCGGTCGATGTTTTGCCTTTTGTTGAGCGCCGATATTGTGAAGTTGAGCGAGGAGTCGACCGACTCGCTCTAAATCTCCCTCGAGAAATTCTTGGGGCATACGTCCCACTTTTCTTGGGAATAGGCAGGCCCAGATTCCGTCGACATCTTCTAGAGTTCGGCCCCTCGGCGAGGCGATCGCAGGCAAGACGGGGACTTCGCTGGCATGGAGCTCATTCAGAAAAAGGTGCTCGTCGTCGATGGAGGCATGAGGCCAGCGGTGGGGGCGATAGAACTTCGCAACAACGCGCTCCTGGTACTTTTGAGCTTCTGGCGAGGCTTCCAAAAAAATATCAAACACGCGATTCTCATAAGAGTTCAATTGCATAAAACGGCCCGTCGTCGTGAAGCCGTAGCTTTCCACGAATTTTAATACGCCTTCGGGATTCAGATTAAAAAAAGAACTCTCGTGACTCACGCCTTCAAAGTAAATGAAGTCGTGAGCAGACTCAAGTCAGGATATGACTATTGACGAATGGAAACGTCAGTTCGGATGGCACCCATAATAGAAGGAATTTCCTGACGAGGAACGTTGTAGGCTTTTCCAGCAGTGCCGGTGACGGTGTCCGTTCCCGCCGCCAATTTGGCGTGCCCGCCGCTCACGGCATCAAACAGCATGGCGTTAGAGTCTTTTGCGGGTTCAAATTCCACTTGCAAGGCTTGAGTTGTCGACGGAATGTTTAAGCTCT
This is a stretch of genomic DNA from Bdellovibrionales bacterium. It encodes these proteins:
- a CDS encoding serine/threonine protein kinase; the encoded protein is MSHESSFFNLNPEGVLKFVESYGFTTTGRFMQLNSYENRVFDIFLEASPEAQKYQERVVAKFYRPHRWPHASIDDEHLFLNELHASEVPVLPAIASPRGRTLEDVDGIWACLFPRKVGRMPQEFLEGDLERVGRLLAQLHNIGAQQKAKHRPTFGSDDHPGWSALEILDGWIAPEVSQRYITAAETILDYLEDYLIPKNFIRIHGDCHRGNLLSDGNKFFFVDFDDFLNGPPIQDFWMLLSGDPETASQEMDQLVKGYESLREFDDREIQLIPALRGFRILSYAAWIAQRWADPSFPRLFPNFNSYLYWVEEAEALEKIAWSLR